ATGTCAGGGCCTTTACAGTTAAATTggaacaccacacacacatatttgatTGTTAAATGGAGTTTACCAAGTTTAAATACATCCCGCGGGCTGGCAAACTCTCGCGGTAACTCTCGCGAGACTTGGGGCTGCGCAGCTCGGCTTTATCACCGCTGCGGTGCCGCGCTTCAGTAACTTTCAAGGTTAAGGTTATATCGGCGGTGTCAACATAACTCTCAGTAAATACCGAAGTAGAATGACGCACAAAACCCTCATACACTGTATTTTTAAGACGATACTGACCTGTACAAATAAAGGTAGAGTCTCAGAGAAAGAATCACAGGAGCACTCGTATCTTTTCCCGAATTGCGTCTGAGAGGACAGGAAGTAGGTCCGCTCTAGGCAACCGCGGGCGAACGACTACAGTGTCAACAGTTCTGCTTATTATTTCTCACTTTTACTCCCCTCAATTGTTATGGACTACACGTaatgaatgtaaaataataattgtcTTAATTGCTGGcatatatttttcttaaaaataataaaatttacCAAAATGTGGTAGCACATTTGTGCTCACCATCATCAAATGTTTGGGTCCATAGCCAGGAAACTCCCCAGACCTTAATTCCACTGAGAACCTGGTGGACAAACAAAAATCCCCAAAACTCCAACCGCTGATTATGCACGAACTGGCTGCCGTCAGCCAGGATGTAACCCAGAGGCTGCTTGAAAGAATGGCAGGATGCCAGGGCATATGTCACAGGTCTTAAGAAAAGGCCAAATATTTTTACAAATATTGACCCTTTGCATAAACTTAATGTGATTgtcaataaaacacattttgacaCGTATCCTCAGTGTAcaatacagtacagtacagtgtaCAATAGAAACAACTAATAAAAAGGTCTAAAAACACAGAAGCAGTAAACTTTGTGAAAGCATATACCTGTGTCATTCTCAAAGCTTTTGGCCACAATTgtaatttgttaaaaaaaaaaaaaaaaaaaaccacctgaggggaaaagaagaacaaattcaaagacaaagcaaatTGTATGACATAGGGTACTTAAGCGTTTCCTGGTGAAGCAACAATGGTACAGAgtacacacaaaaatacacgTATTAAATATAAGGCCACCGAGAAGGAAATTCTTTTTCAAAGCTCTGAAATACTGGGAGCTGATAAGAGTCTATCTGTGATTGACTTGTGTGCCACTGACATGCTTTCTTGGATGTCAGGAAACAATATTATCTTCATCAGCACTAATGAGGATTTCTTgtgtttgcatttgtgtttcaagaAATCTCATGGCCCATGTCTAAACCTCAACTGTATGCAATGAATCATTCTGACTAATACACAACAACAGTACAAAGTGTGCTAACAGACACTGCATAGACTAAAACATGCTTTTCACAATTCAGAACTGACATGTCATTGAAAAGGAGGTGTTAGTAGAAAGCAAGGGGAAAGATTTTGTAGGAAAGATCACGACAGTCACTTGTTTGCGAGTGTCTTGAGATGGAAAATGTGCGGCACATAGGAGCAGAGGTGCCTGCTGGCTGCCTGCGTTTCCAgaagtgacagtttacatcctTCCTGTCTGAGCTGAGGCATGGGATTGTAGCTACTGTTATTGACACACTTTGCCTTACTCCCTTCCACAATTAGATAAAACAAACTCTCTGATTAACTAACACAGCTATGAATAGTAGAACAATTACACAGTTGTAACTAGAATGGAACAGACAGTTACACAACTCATCACTattagttacaaaaaatgtaaagGTTTATTTGACTTCCCTGTCTTATTGGCTTGGTTATATGGGACAGGTTTTGTCTTTTTAGAGGTTTATCTTTCTCTGACTGTCCTAAAACTTCTGTGTCCTTTGGCTCCAAGCTTAAGGTAACATGATAAATTACTTCTTAATGAAGTCACAGGGCAAACGGGAGTCTAATCACGCAAAGCAAAACCATGCATCCTGCTCCCCGCTGAAGCGTTCTTGATGTGAATCCAAAAAGATAGGATTCCTTTGGATTAAGAACCAAAAGGCCCTCTAAGGGAGGATCAAACCTAACTCTGAGGTTTGATCTTGACCTCTGATCTCTCCGATAAACACCAGCGGACAATCTGCCGCATGCGGCAGAAAACGGCCGAAAGCAGAAAATTCTCATACCAGACTTAGACATTTGACGATCTCACTTCTGCGTCTGAGTAATGTATCATAAAGTTTTCTAATGCAAATCCACGGTATACAGAGACTGCAAGGAACGCAAATTCAAACACTTCGCACTCACTGCCATATGAAGGCGCCAGCGTGCGAGCGCACTGTTAAATCTGCACATTTATGGCAACAAGTCGCGAATGTCCTGCCGCTTTAAGAAGCGAAGTAGAAATCCTGACCCAAATAAAGGTATGTGTGAGAGCTACTCATGTTCTCTGTGGTCAGTAGACCTCTGCGCAGTTTGAGAGTCTGCGGCGTTTTGCGTAAATCTACAGTCGCAATGGCAGACGCTCTGGCTAAAATCCCCGATGTAGAGATTGATCCAGAGGGAACTTTTAAGTACATACTGGTCAGAGTAAAAGCGAAAGATGGCGATGTGCATAAAGACAttgtccgtggcacaaaaaatgCCGAATATCACAGTAAGTTATTATAGTTTGTTTCAAGGAGAGCGTCAACTGCGTCAGTTTAGCGCGAGATATCGTGCAGACCAGTGACTGTTGGTGCAGATGAAAACCTGCATGTAGTCTATTTTGCAATGTTGTCTCATTGTTATGGTCCCTTTGGTGGATTTTGCAGACGTGCATTGCGGAATAGATACTGCACAGAGCAGAGGGATGAAATTCATGCCAACCTAGTCGTTGGAGACAACTACCAAATTTCCGTATTTGATTCTAATTGctatttttattaaattgtaACTAAATTACAATCTCAATTTCTTCTAAATGTCTTCATACATTTTCAGATCATATTTTTGAGAAGGTCAACCCTGCTATGGAGGCCTTGGGGATGGAGTGCAAATGCCTTGGAGGAGGAAAGATCGAGCACAACAaccaagagaaaaaaataagggTGTTTGGAGAATCCACTGCAAGTTAACTAAAAGCTGAATGAAAAGTTAAAATCTTCAGTAGTATTTAATTCACTAATGTCAGGTCTCTTGCTCACTCGCAGGCCTTTGGAAAAGCTGACCATGCTGTTTCTGTGGAGAAGCTGAAGACTTTCTTCAGCGACTATGAGATCACCTGGTCAGACGACAAAAAATAGTTGTAACCTTTGTGACATTTCAAACGTCCGCCTTTATTTAACAGTTCTGTGAATCAAACCACATAATGATGCTTTAACTGTTCTGTAACCATTCAAATACAGTCCTTCTGCATTTCACATTTGGTTTCTTACTCAATGAAAGCACAAATTCTGATTCTCTGCAGTTGTAAAAATTTTAGTCCTTCAGAATTGAATACTGTATATGAACTCTGTAGATATTCCTGTAAATACCTTTTTGACTTTTAGTCCCCATTGGCCTCAGTTGAATAGGAGTACATTTGCCAGGCGTAAAGTCCATACAGGAAAGGGTGAGTCTGTTGGAATCACAGACATATCCTGTTACACAGGAGGGAAAGTTTATTGTTGAAAACCCAAAAGAGAGATAACAAGCACTTTCATTTAACCTACGGAtaatcacttttgtttttgtttaagtcCGGATAATGATAAACATCAAGCTAAATTCAGCAGAACTCTTTCTAAACGGTAgtgcaataataaataaaagcctGCGATAAAATATCTTCAAtcaaaaaactaacaaaaactcCGAGTGAGAAAATAGCCCGAGCTGAGTCATATTTTAAATCACACGTTGAATTTTTAAAAGTTCTTCCGCCTTCTGCATTTTATGGCTTTAATCCAGTTcaaatttcacttttacttttatgctgccaaaaaaatgcacttttaaaaTCGGTAGTAAACAGAAGGTACTTACACCAGACCACATGGTAATATTTAGCAGGCACAGTATTTGCTGTGATCAACTTCTTCagtttgcatgtttgcatgCATTAGTAAAGGTCATTTGCAGATTCTGGGTCATTAACTTAAGCATAAATTGGTGTTTGATGACGGCACTGTAAACTTTGTAGTGGTGTTAAAGGGAACCACTTAGTTGTGTCACGTGATCCATGAGCACATGAATGATTTTTGTTTCATGCCTGTCCCTGTTGTGATATGGTACTGTGCAAACGTCTTGAACCACCCatcatttctttgtttattgcacacaaaaaagaaatatgtgcaaaaatacacagaaatacaatttattattatttgtacatTTCTACTGAGCTTGAAAGGTAATACATGGAATGACCACATTTATTCTTTTCCAGAGCTTGAA
The window above is part of the Maylandia zebra isolate NMK-2024a linkage group LG23, Mzebra_GT3a, whole genome shotgun sequence genome. Proteins encoded here:
- the si:dkey-51e6.1 gene encoding 14 kDa phosphohistidine phosphatase, which encodes MFSVVSRPLRSLRVCGVLRKSTVAMADALAKIPDVEIDPEGTFKYILVRVKAKDGDVHKDIVRGTKNAEYHNHIFEKVNPAMEALGMECKCLGGGKIEHNNQEKKIRVFGESTAFGKADHAVSVEKLKTFFSDYEITWSDDKK